The following are from one region of the Halarcobacter sp. genome:
- a CDS encoding ferritin family protein, giving the protein MNVYEYAMKVEKEGEAYYREMASRAQNSGLKRIFTMLADEEVKHYNIFKSMMKKENMDLDKLDLITDTKTIFQTLTEEKDNVSLDAEHIQYYKDAIAREDNSHDFYATKAQELEDEKEKKVFLQIADEEIKHKRVLEEIVIYLQEPADWVASAEF; this is encoded by the coding sequence ATGAACGTTTATGAATACGCAATGAAAGTTGAAAAAGAGGGTGAAGCTTACTATAGAGAGATGGCATCAAGAGCACAAAATTCTGGCTTAAAAAGAATTTTTACTATGCTTGCTGATGAAGAAGTGAAACATTACAATATCTTTAAAAGTATGATGAAAAAAGAGAATATGGATTTAGATAAATTAGATCTTATTACAGATACAAAAACTATATTTCAAACATTAACTGAAGAAAAAGATAATGTTAGTTTAGATGCTGAACATATTCAATACTATAAAGATGCAATTGCAAGAGAAGATAACTCTCACGATTTTTATGCTACTAAAGCCCAAGAATTAGAAGATGAAAAAGAGAAAAAAGTTTTCTTACAAATTGCAGATGAAGAGATAAAACATAAAAGAGTACTAGAAGAGATTGTAATTTATTTACAAGAACCAGCTGACTGGGTAGCTAGTGCAGAATTTTAA
- a CDS encoding PAS domain-containing protein, with protein sequence MSSEELKLDLSSFLLSETDEKGLIRYANDEFCRYSEFTLEELVGKPHNVVRHPDMPKAAFEDLWKTVQSGKPWKGFVKNRSKTGKYYWVFATVFPFSSCDGSKGYISCRRMASQEEIEKYEKLYKTMN encoded by the coding sequence ATGAGTTCTGAAGAATTAAAACTTGACTTAAGTTCTTTTTTACTATCTGAAACAGATGAAAAAGGATTAATTAGATATGCAAATGATGAGTTTTGCAGATACTCAGAGTTTACATTAGAGGAGTTGGTTGGTAAGCCACATAATGTAGTTAGACATCCAGATATGCCTAAAGCTGCATTTGAAGATTTGTGGAAGACCGTACAAAGTGGAAAACCTTGGAAAGGTTTTGTTAAAAATCGTTCAAAAACTGGTAAATATTATTGGGTTTTTGCTACAGTTTTTCCTTTTTCATCCTGCGATGGTAGTAAAGGTTATATTTCATGTAGAAGAATGGCATCTCAAGAAGAGATTGAAAAATATGAAAAACTTTATAAAACAATGAATTAG
- a CDS encoding methyl-accepting chemotaxis protein, with product MYLNNVSVKNKIRILSFVPLFCIVVLACIIIYFTNAKKNDLEKVEYLLEYSQKISLLVHETQKERGASAGYLGSSGKKFKDILAKQRELTNAKLKDFKEFSLSMNIDDFPPSGKENIDFILKEFLKLDSIRSSVDSLSIPAPKAIGYYTNINAKLLNFIASLSTIGVDEHIIADINAYYNFLMSKERAGIERAVGSNTFALKTFADGMFIKFVTLVDQQKTYLNSFYIFGEQYKSYVMKKLDDPIVGEVQKMRDILLGFGKNPNIEFNVDSTHWFATITKKINLLKEIDDYLISNIEEEANVLIEYYRDLVYISSTLLTILIFLAVLLAYIFNKGIIDSTNKIHNGIRQFMSYLNREINELNYIDLKEKGELGELARMVNKNIDRINGDLEKDLLCVGEAIITLDKVEQGIYSCRVKSNAANPQVSTLAKTINKMLDNQQLVIDSILKTLGEYTDYNYLNSINLEGISGESKEMIDGINSLGDAITTMLRENKNNGETLLVGAKSLLDNVDKLNSASNDAAARLEETAAAIEEITANISSSTENVAQMALNTEQLNKAAHDGQNLAKETVSSMDDINSQVSAINEAITVIDQIAFQTNILSLNAAVEAATAGEAGKGFSVVAQEVRNLASRSAEAANEIKTLVENATVKSSQGKSIADKMIQGYNQLNENVNTTISLIKEVDHSSKEQRDGIKQISDAINSLDKQTQINANIASQTNEIASNTIELANNVVSVTDGKKFK from the coding sequence ATGTATCTAAATAATGTATCAGTAAAAAATAAAATTAGAATTCTAAGTTTTGTTCCACTTTTTTGCATTGTTGTATTAGCATGTATAATTATTTACTTTACAAACGCTAAAAAAAATGATTTGGAAAAAGTTGAATATCTATTAGAATATAGTCAAAAAATCTCTTTACTTGTTCATGAAACTCAAAAAGAAAGAGGTGCCAGTGCAGGATATCTTGGAAGTTCAGGTAAAAAATTTAAAGATATTTTAGCTAAACAAAGAGAATTAACAAATGCAAAGTTAAAAGATTTTAAAGAGTTTTCTTTAAGTATGAATATAGATGATTTTCCTCCTTCTGGAAAAGAAAATATTGATTTTATATTAAAAGAGTTTTTAAAACTTGATTCAATAAGAAGTTCTGTAGATTCTTTATCTATCCCTGCACCAAAAGCAATAGGGTATTATACAAATATAAATGCTAAGTTATTAAATTTTATTGCTAGTTTATCTACAATTGGAGTTGATGAACATATTATTGCTGATATCAATGCTTATTATAACTTTTTGATGTCAAAAGAGAGAGCTGGTATTGAAAGGGCAGTTGGCTCAAATACTTTTGCACTTAAAACTTTTGCAGATGGTATGTTTATTAAGTTTGTTACACTTGTAGACCAACAAAAAACATATTTAAACTCTTTTTATATTTTTGGAGAGCAGTATAAATCTTATGTGATGAAAAAATTAGATGATCCAATTGTTGGTGAAGTTCAAAAAATGAGAGATATTCTTTTAGGCTTTGGTAAAAATCCAAATATAGAATTTAATGTCGACTCTACACACTGGTTCGCTACAATTACTAAAAAAATCAATTTGCTAAAAGAGATAGATGATTATTTGATTTCAAATATTGAAGAGGAAGCAAACGTTTTAATTGAATATTATCGTGATCTTGTATATATCTCTTCAACTTTATTAACTATTCTAATATTTTTAGCAGTACTTTTAGCCTATATTTTTAATAAAGGTATTATTGATTCTACAAATAAAATTCATAATGGTATTAGACAATTCATGTCTTATCTTAATAGAGAAATCAATGAATTAAACTATATTGATTTAAAAGAAAAAGGCGAGCTTGGTGAGTTGGCTAGAATGGTTAATAAAAATATTGATAGAATCAATGGAGACTTAGAAAAAGACCTTTTATGTGTTGGTGAAGCAATTATTACTTTAGATAAAGTTGAACAGGGTATTTACTCTTGTAGAGTTAAATCAAATGCAGCAAATCCTCAAGTTAGTACTTTAGCTAAAACAATCAATAAAATGTTAGATAACCAACAATTAGTAATTGACAGTATTTTAAAAACTTTAGGGGAATATACAGATTATAACTATTTAAATAGTATAAATCTTGAAGGTATTAGTGGTGAATCAAAAGAGATGATTGATGGTATTAATTCTTTAGGTGATGCTATAACAACTATGTTAAGGGAAAATAAAAACAATGGTGAGACTTTACTTGTAGGGGCAAAAAGTTTACTTGACAATGTTGATAAATTAAATAGTGCATCAAATGATGCAGCTGCAAGACTTGAAGAAACTGCTGCTGCAATTGAAGAGATTACAGCAAATATTTCATCTAGTACAGAAAATGTAGCTCAGATGGCATTAAATACTGAGCAATTAAATAAAGCAGCTCATGATGGGCAAAACCTAGCAAAAGAAACAGTCTCTTCAATGGATGATATAAATAGCCAAGTATCAGCAATAAATGAAGCTATTACAGTAATTGATCAAATTGCATTTCAAACAAATATTCTTTCACTAAATGCAGCTGTTGAAGCAGCAACAGCAGGTGAAGCAGGAAAAGGTTTTTCAGTAGTTGCTCAAGAGGTTAGAAATCTTGCAAGTAGATCTGCTGAAGCTGCAAATGAGATTAAAACATTAGTAGAAAATGCTACAGTTAAATCTAGTCAGGGTAAAAGTATAGCTGATAAAATGATTCAAGGTTATAATCAATTAAATGAGAATGTAAATACAACTATTAGTTTGATTAAAGAGGTTGACCACTCTTCAAAAGAGCAAAGAGATGGTATTAAACAAATAAGTGATGCAATAAATAGTTTAGATAAACAAACTCAAATTAATGCAAATATTGCTTCACAAACAAATGAAATAGCATCAAATACAATTGAGTTAGCTAACAATGTTGTTAGTGTAACTGATGGTAAAAAGTTTAAATAG
- a CDS encoding TIGR00730 family Rossman fold protein, which translates to MNVAIYCGTAFGESPIYKEKTIELINYLNEKDSKIVYGGSKVGLMGVVSNHAMSLGMDVYGVITHGLANKELENENITKLYKVETIRERKAMMEDLADSFIAMPGGFGTLEEITEIFTTIQIGNSKKPCALYNVNGYYDKFIEYLNFCENEGFLLKEHLDSIIVSDDIEYIYKCFENYTPPKNKWDILKV; encoded by the coding sequence ATGAATGTTGCAATATATTGTGGTACAGCCTTTGGAGAATCTCCAATTTATAAAGAAAAAACTATTGAATTAATTAACTATTTAAATGAAAAAGATTCTAAAATTGTTTATGGTGGTAGTAAAGTTGGACTTATGGGTGTAGTTTCAAACCATGCCATGTCTTTAGGTATGGATGTATATGGAGTAATAACTCATGGATTAGCTAATAAAGAGTTAGAAAATGAAAATATTACAAAACTATATAAAGTTGAAACTATTAGAGAAAGAAAAGCTATGATGGAAGATTTAGCAGATAGTTTTATAGCTATGCCTGGAGGTTTTGGAACCCTAGAAGAGATTACAGAAATATTTACTACGATTCAAATTGGTAATTCAAAAAAACCTTGTGCACTTTATAATGTAAATGGATATTATGATAAATTTATTGAGTATTTAAATTTTTGTGAGAATGAGGGATTTTTATTAAAAGAGCACCTTGATTCAATTATTGTTAGTGATGATATTGAATATATTTATAAATGTTTTGAAAACTATACCCCACCTAAAAATAAATGGGATATATTAAAAGTTTAA
- a CDS encoding aminotransferase class I/II-fold pyridoxal phosphate-dependent enzyme, which translates to MRYEKMSSFIVMDIVRDAQKYEDSIHFEIGQPDLNPTPKVKESLKKALENDKFSYTESLGLLELREKIVSHYKKVYNVDIEPSQVLLTPGTSGAFLVAYTLTLKHKGKLGLSDPSYPCYKNFAHMLDIDPVFMNIDKTCGYQLNVEHLKRNKIDALQISSPSNPTGNIYSDKNLKELIEYCNTNDIAFISDELYHGLVYEKDASTALNFSDDVIVINGFSKYYCMPGLRLGWMIVPKYLSREAEIIAQNIFISAPTLSQYGALEAFDYEYLDSIKEIFKERRDFLFNELNEIFTVDAKPDGAFYLWADVSKYTNDSFSFAKELLENIHIATTPGVDFGSNNTNKYLRFAYTRDIEHMKEGIKRLKEYLKRR; encoded by the coding sequence ATGAGATATGAAAAGATGAGCTCTTTTATAGTTATGGATATTGTAAGAGATGCACAAAAATATGAAGACTCTATACATTTTGAAATAGGGCAACCTGACTTAAATCCTACACCAAAAGTAAAAGAGAGTTTAAAAAAAGCCTTAGAAAATGATAAGTTCTCTTACACTGAAAGTTTAGGATTATTAGAACTTAGAGAAAAAATTGTAAGTCATTATAAAAAAGTTTATAATGTAGATATAGAACCCTCACAAGTATTACTTACTCCTGGAACTTCAGGGGCTTTTTTAGTTGCATACACTTTAACTTTAAAACATAAAGGGAAATTGGGATTAAGTGATCCTTCTTATCCATGTTACAAAAATTTTGCACATATGCTTGATATAGATCCAGTTTTTATGAATATTGATAAAACTTGTGGTTATCAATTAAATGTTGAACATCTAAAAAGAAATAAAATAGATGCTTTACAAATATCTTCACCTTCTAATCCCACAGGAAATATATACAGTGACAAAAACTTAAAAGAGTTAATAGAGTATTGTAATACAAATGATATTGCTTTTATTTCAGATGAACTTTATCATGGGTTGGTTTATGAAAAAGATGCAAGTACTGCACTTAATTTTAGTGATGATGTAATAGTTATTAATGGCTTTTCAAAATATTATTGTATGCCGGGACTTCGTTTAGGATGGATGATTGTTCCAAAATATTTAAGTAGAGAAGCTGAGATTATTGCTCAAAATATTTTTATATCAGCACCAACTTTATCTCAATATGGTGCATTAGAAGCTTTTGATTATGAATATTTAGATTCAATCAAAGAGATATTTAAAGAAAGAAGAGATTTCTTATTTAATGAATTAAATGAGATATTTACAGTTGATGCCAAACCTGATGGAGCATTTTATCTTTGGGCTGATGTATCAAAATATACAAACGATAGTTTCTCTTTTGCTAAAGAGTTACTTGAAAATATTCATATAGCTACAACTCCTGGAGTTGATTTTGGTTCAAATAATACAAACAAATATCTAAGATTTGCCTATACAAGAGATATTGAGCATATGAAAGAGGGAATAAAAAGATTAAAAGAGTATTTAAAAAGAAGGTAA
- a CDS encoding disulfide oxidoreductase has protein sequence MHNKKVISTTIFYCFLIASVASLGSLFFSEFMDFIPCTMCWYQRIFMYPLVFLFLINLLESDSNIFKYAIPLTFIGFCFSFYHNLLMWGIISEDVVPCKHGVPCSTEYFQYFGFVNIPFLSLTAFSLILILLLIGQNKAKKY, from the coding sequence ATGCATAATAAGAAAGTTATATCAACAACAATTTTTTATTGTTTTTTAATCGCTAGTGTTGCTTCACTGGGCTCTTTGTTTTTTAGTGAATTTATGGATTTTATTCCATGTACAATGTGTTGGTACCAAAGAATTTTTATGTACCCTTTAGTTTTTTTATTTTTAATTAATCTTTTAGAGAGTGATTCTAATATTTTTAAATATGCAATACCTTTGACATTTATTGGTTTTTGTTTCTCTTTTTATCATAACCTTTTAATGTGGGGAATAATTAGTGAGGATGTAGTTCCTTGTAAACATGGAGTTCCTTGTTCAACGGAATATTTTCAGTATTTTGGTTTTGTTAATATACCTTTTCTTTCATTAACTGCCTTTAGTTTAATTCTAATTTTATTACTAATTGGACAAAATAAAGCAAAAAAATATTAA
- a CDS encoding CPXCG motif-containing cysteine-rich protein gives MFEKELTCPYCLESITVLLDMGSNYDSEIIDDCEVCCRPIEIKYSFDEEELIYFNYKKIEGNEF, from the coding sequence ATGTTTGAAAAAGAGCTTACTTGTCCATATTGTTTAGAATCTATTACAGTATTACTTGATATGGGCTCAAATTATGACTCAGAGATAATTGATGATTGTGAAGTTTGTTGTAGACCTATTGAAATAAAATATAGTTTTGATGAAGAGGAACTAATATATTTTAATTATAAAAAAATAGAAGGAAATGAATTTTAA
- the mltB gene encoding lytic murein transglycosylase B translates to MNNIFFKILILFILPYSLFAKIENYSKNEEVKAFINDLSKNYKYDKKELEKLFSEVKIQKTALNFYKKPKISKKPKKKKIAKSKKIKGTWDKYEKMFITEKRVSLGASFMKKYKKELRRAYKTFGVQPEYITAILGVESFYGKQTGNYPVFDTLATLSFEKNRRNKFFKSELKQFLILSKKNKKNPKTIYGSYAGAIGLAQFMPSNFEKLAVDFNNDGIVDLNNEIDAIGSVANYLSKAGWNKTVPVATRVSYQGKRFNRFKTGYKYKYKRSKLTGIKPRSNRFYYPKKVHLIKLDRKKYDELWYGTENFYVITRYNRSSYYAMAVYKLAKEIESLYQKI, encoded by the coding sequence ATGAATAATATATTTTTTAAAATATTAATACTTTTTATTCTCCCTTATAGTCTATTTGCAAAAATAGAAAATTATAGTAAAAATGAAGAAGTTAAAGCTTTCATAAATGATTTGTCAAAAAACTATAAGTATGATAAAAAAGAGTTAGAAAAACTTTTTTCAGAAGTTAAGATTCAAAAAACAGCTTTAAATTTTTACAAAAAACCAAAAATATCTAAAAAACCAAAAAAGAAAAAAATAGCTAAAAGTAAAAAAATAAAAGGTACTTGGGATAAATATGAAAAAATGTTTATAACAGAAAAAAGGGTTTCTTTAGGTGCCTCTTTTATGAAAAAATATAAAAAAGAGTTAAGAAGAGCCTATAAAACTTTTGGAGTTCAGCCTGAGTATATAACGGCAATTTTAGGTGTAGAGAGTTTTTATGGTAAACAAACTGGAAACTATCCTGTTTTTGATACTTTGGCAACATTAAGTTTTGAAAAAAATAGAAGAAATAAGTTTTTTAAAAGTGAGTTAAAACAATTTCTTATTTTGTCTAAAAAAAATAAAAAGAATCCCAAAACTATTTATGGCTCTTACGCAGGAGCTATTGGTTTAGCCCAATTTATGCCTAGCAATTTTGAAAAACTTGCAGTAGATTTTAATAATGACGGAATAGTAGATTTAAACAATGAAATAGATGCAATAGGAAGTGTTGCAAACTATCTTAGTAAAGCTGGTTGGAATAAAACAGTACCAGTTGCAACAAGGGTTAGTTATCAAGGAAAAAGATTTAATAGATTTAAAACAGGTTATAAATATAAATACAAACGTTCAAAACTTACAGGAATAAAACCAAGATCAAATAGATTTTATTATCCTAAAAAAGTACATTTAATAAAACTTGATAGAAAAAAGTATGATGAATTATGGTATGGTACTGAAAACTTTTATGTTATCACTAGGTATAATAGAAGTTCTTACTACGCTATGGCAGTTTACAAACTAGCAAAAGAGATTGAATCTTTGTATCAAAAAATATAG
- a CDS encoding ModE family transcriptional regulator codes for MKKLDNTQLDLLMTNLDEDGKLSCLKAFKVARLIGVKPKEMDAITKSLNIKITNCELGVFGKLKFVDMDDNIYNKLSENFNQGSKVECQVAWYTARDKGASLKKVGSTINNSDIKVTHCQLGCFYDEEFEKYDDA; via the coding sequence ATGAAAAAGCTTGATAACACTCAATTAGATTTATTAATGACAAATTTAGATGAGGATGGAAAGCTTTCATGTCTTAAAGCATTTAAGGTTGCAAGGTTAATTGGGGTTAAACCCAAAGAGATGGATGCTATTACAAAATCATTAAATATTAAAATTACAAACTGTGAACTTGGAGTATTTGGAAAATTAAAATTTGTAGATATGGATGACAATATATATAATAAATTATCAGAAAACTTTAATCAAGGCTCAAAAGTTGAATGTCAAGTAGCTTGGTATACTGCAAGAGATAAAGGCGCTAGCTTAAAAAAAGTAGGTTCTACCATAAACAATTCAGATATAAAAGTAACACACTGCCAATTAGGCTGCTTTTATGATGAAGAGTTTGAAAAATATGATGACGCATAA
- a CDS encoding methyltransferase domain-containing protein produces the protein MKKFTNENLYEIIDYLTSSLKLEEKVSIEVLNPDCSLDSYCGQLIELEDTIYKYRGYKDWTDLAQKLFCKMLTPKIKSLNTIELIFKKLDTQDSFHNSKVNDKEKYGVDSKFYSINKNEQPEILLTYLNCLKNVKIEEKKRVLNLGINNGDEFMLIKQYFDSFKDTEFVGLDYCSSAIEEGKNIFKDDKNVELINFDIKEIDKLHLGKFDLIISIGTFQSSNLEFNKTFMNIVQNYLKKDGSMILGFPNSRWIDGEIIYGAKAANYSFPELSVLFKDANFCKKYLQQKKFRVTLTGQYYIFLTATSIR, from the coding sequence ATGAAAAAATTTACAAATGAAAATTTATATGAGATTATTGATTATTTAACATCATCTTTAAAGTTAGAAGAGAAGGTGTCTATAGAGGTTTTAAACCCTGATTGTTCTCTTGATTCTTATTGTGGGCAATTAATTGAACTAGAAGATACAATATATAAATATAGAGGATATAAAGACTGGACAGACTTAGCTCAAAAGCTGTTTTGTAAAATGCTAACACCTAAAATCAAATCTTTAAATACAATTGAATTAATATTTAAAAAACTTGATACACAAGATTCATTTCATAATTCAAAAGTAAATGATAAAGAGAAATATGGAGTTGATTCAAAATTCTATTCAATAAATAAAAATGAACAACCAGAGATTTTATTAACATATTTGAATTGTTTAAAAAATGTAAAAATAGAAGAGAAAAAAAGAGTACTTAACCTTGGAATAAACAATGGTGATGAGTTTATGTTGATAAAACAGTATTTTGATTCTTTTAAAGATACAGAATTTGTAGGTCTTGATTATTGTTCCTCTGCCATTGAAGAAGGAAAAAATATTTTTAAAGATGATAAGAATGTTGAATTAATTAATTTTGATATTAAAGAGATTGATAAATTACATTTGGGTAAGTTTGATTTGATAATATCAATTGGAACTTTTCAAAGTTCAAATTTAGAATTTAATAAAACATTTATGAATATTGTTCAAAACTATTTGAAAAAAGATGGAAGTATGATTTTGGGTTTTCCAAATTCTAGATGGATAGATGGTGAGATTATATACGGAGCAAAGGCTGCTAATTATTCTTTCCCAGAGCTGTCAGTACTTTTTAAAGATGCAAATTTTTGTAAAAAGTATTTACAACAGAAAAAATTTAGAGTTACTTTAACCGGACAGTATTATATATTTTTAACTGCTACATCTATAAGGTAG
- a CDS encoding HAD-IA family hydrolase, protein MKKYILFDNDGVLVETEPLYYEASKRALKEFFNVNLQFDDYMKIMTDGNGVWVAAPNASQEEIRIAREQRDVYYQEYLKKEDIAIKDVHEVLNELSKNYKMGIVTTSRRVDFELIHNNRGISDFMDFVLCVEDYPRAKPYPDPYLKGLELFNAKKEETIVVEDSQRGLISANKADIDCVIVHNQFTQTQDFSTAKRKIKDLKELLEVLPSF, encoded by the coding sequence TTGAAAAAATATATTTTATTTGACAATGATGGGGTTTTGGTTGAAACTGAACCACTTTACTATGAAGCAAGTAAAAGGGCTTTAAAAGAGTTTTTTAATGTAAATCTTCAATTTGATGACTATATGAAAATAATGACAGATGGTAATGGAGTTTGGGTAGCTGCACCAAATGCTAGTCAAGAAGAGATAAGAATTGCAAGAGAACAAAGAGATGTTTATTATCAAGAATATTTAAAAAAAGAAGATATTGCTATTAAAGATGTTCATGAAGTTTTAAATGAACTTAGTAAAAACTATAAAATGGGAATAGTTACAACTTCAAGAAGAGTTGATTTTGAATTGATCCACAACAATAGAGGTATTAGTGATTTTATGGATTTTGTATTATGTGTAGAAGATTATCCAAGAGCTAAACCCTACCCTGATCCTTATTTAAAAGGTTTAGAACTTTTTAATGCAAAAAAAGAAGAAACAATTGTAGTAGAAGACTCACAAAGAGGTTTAATCTCTGCAAATAAGGCAGATATAGATTGTGTTATAGTTCATAATCAATTTACCCAAACACAAGATTTTTCAACAGCTAAACGTAAAATAAAAGATTTAAAAGAGTTATTAGAAGTTTTACCTTCTTTTTAA
- a CDS encoding TlpA disulfide reductase family protein has product MKKFLYLFSILAVVFFTGCNKEEEAKPVVDNSGSFEELKAMSNKTYTLKTTEGKTISLTVENNTLKSKTIKDKIVLVNFWATWCPPCIKEIPVFNELYEKYSDKFEIVGVLYEKDKDPKELEEFIKKYNIKFPITVGDENFRMAKAFNDVKKVPESYLYSKEGNFAKDYIGEVDKEHLENYIKSN; this is encoded by the coding sequence ATGAAAAAATTTTTATATTTATTTTCAATTTTAGCAGTAGTTTTTTTTACAGGATGTAACAAAGAAGAGGAAGCAAAACCAGTAGTTGACAACAGTGGAAGCTTTGAAGAGTTAAAAGCAATGAGTAATAAGACTTATACTTTAAAAACAACAGAGGGTAAAACTATCTCTTTAACTGTTGAAAACAATACATTAAAATCAAAAACAATAAAAGATAAGATTGTTTTAGTAAACTTCTGGGCTACTTGGTGTCCACCATGTATTAAGGAGATTCCTGTATTTAATGAGTTATATGAAAAATATTCTGATAAGTTTGAAATAGTTGGTGTTTTATATGAAAAAGATAAAGACCCAAAAGAGCTTGAAGAGTTTATAAAAAAATATAATATCAAATTTCCAATTACTGTTGGAGATGAAAACTTTAGAATGGCAAAAGCCTTTAATGATGTAAAAAAAGTTCCAGAATCATATCTTTATTCAAAAGAGGGTAATTTTGCAAAAGATTATATTGGGGAAGTGGATAAAGAACATTTAGAAAACTATATAAAAAGTAACTAA